In Ruania zhangjianzhongii, the following proteins share a genomic window:
- a CDS encoding LacI family DNA-binding transcriptional regulator, translating into MPESDESAAGAPPAVTIYDVAREAGVAPSTVSRAFSRPGRVNAETGERIRQIAERLGYRVKEQARAQSASRTGMLAVVLADLGNPVFYELVRGAGSACEAAGYTMLLAETAESAVRERATLERALGSVDGLVLTASRISDSAIRQVAKVKPVVVVNRVVPGVPSVVIDVERGTFKSVEHLVELGHEKVTYLSGPEASWADGMRWRGLRRAAEELGVRIRRTGPFAPTVNGGVEAAATWAQHRTSAVVAYNDMVAIGFIRGAGRLGARVPEDVSVVGFDNSAMAELVSPELTTVAAPLQALGQTAAKNVLAMIGGARSHAEEPMQLPTRLVVRESTARP; encoded by the coding sequence ATGCCGGAGTCGGACGAGTCAGCTGCGGGTGCCCCGCCTGCGGTGACGATCTACGACGTGGCCCGGGAAGCAGGGGTGGCCCCGTCCACTGTGTCCCGCGCGTTCTCCCGGCCGGGTCGGGTCAACGCCGAGACAGGGGAGCGGATCCGACAGATCGCCGAGCGGCTCGGCTACCGGGTGAAGGAGCAGGCCCGGGCACAGTCGGCCAGCCGCACCGGGATGCTCGCCGTGGTGCTCGCCGATCTGGGCAACCCGGTGTTCTACGAGCTGGTCCGCGGCGCCGGGTCGGCCTGCGAGGCGGCCGGATACACGATGCTGCTCGCGGAGACCGCAGAGTCGGCCGTGCGCGAGCGCGCCACGCTGGAGCGGGCGCTCGGCTCGGTGGACGGCCTGGTGCTGACCGCCTCACGGATCTCCGACTCGGCGATCCGCCAGGTGGCGAAGGTGAAGCCGGTGGTGGTGGTGAACCGGGTGGTGCCCGGGGTGCCGTCCGTGGTGATCGACGTGGAGCGCGGCACGTTCAAGAGCGTGGAGCACCTGGTGGAGCTCGGGCACGAGAAGGTCACCTACCTCTCCGGCCCGGAGGCTTCCTGGGCGGACGGCATGCGCTGGCGGGGGCTGCGCCGCGCGGCTGAGGAGCTCGGGGTGCGGATCCGGCGCACCGGACCGTTCGCGCCGACGGTGAACGGCGGGGTGGAGGCGGCCGCCACCTGGGCGCAGCACCGCACCAGCGCGGTGGTGGCCTATAACGACATGGTGGCGATCGGGTTCATCCGTGGTGCCGGGAGGCTCGGTGCACGGGTGCCCGAGGACGTCTCCGTGGTGGGGTTCGACAACAGTGCGATGGCCGAGCTCGTCAGTCCGGAGCTGACCACGGTGGCGGCCCCGCTGCAGGCACTCGGTCAGACCGCGGCGAAGAACGTGCTGGCGATGATCGGCGGCGCCCGCTCGCACGCCGAGGAGCCGATGCAGCTGCCGACCCGGCTGGTGGTCCGCGAGTCCACCGCCCGCCCCTGA
- a CDS encoding asparagine synthase-related protein encodes MVATGSSTLAEALTGLGPEAAAVAARARETMAGAGRLGVAFSGGVDSAVLLALAVAELGDQDVLAILGISPSLAADERAAAHEVAAFIGARVVEVATHEEESAGYRANDVDRCFFCKDELFTRISDEVVTAHGLVSVAYGENADDAARPDRPGAQAATNHRVLRPLADAGATKELVREIARAMALPCADKPAAPCLASRIPHHQEVTPAKLQQVEQVEAGLRRLGFSDSRVRHHGEIARIELPPGEIERAAGPQLRTAIHRLATDAGFGFATVDLRGIQSGAFTLSILNAGRTGPPGTAVPRPVP; translated from the coding sequence GTGGTCGCCACTGGGAGCAGCACGCTTGCCGAGGCCCTCACCGGCCTCGGTCCCGAAGCGGCTGCCGTCGCTGCCCGCGCCCGGGAGACGATGGCAGGAGCCGGGCGGCTCGGGGTGGCCTTCTCCGGTGGTGTGGACTCGGCGGTGCTGCTCGCGCTGGCCGTGGCCGAGCTCGGCGATCAGGATGTGCTGGCGATCCTCGGCATCTCCCCGAGCCTGGCCGCCGACGAACGGGCCGCCGCCCACGAGGTGGCGGCGTTCATCGGCGCCCGGGTGGTGGAGGTGGCCACCCATGAGGAGGAGAGCGCCGGGTACCGCGCGAACGATGTGGACCGGTGCTTCTTCTGCAAGGACGAGCTCTTCACCCGCATCTCCGACGAGGTGGTCACCGCGCACGGGCTCGTCTCCGTGGCCTATGGGGAGAACGCCGACGACGCTGCTCGCCCGGACCGTCCTGGCGCCCAGGCGGCCACCAACCACCGAGTCCTGCGCCCGCTGGCCGACGCCGGCGCCACCAAGGAGCTGGTCCGCGAGATCGCTCGGGCGATGGCGCTGCCGTGTGCGGACAAGCCGGCCGCCCCCTGCCTGGCCTCGCGGATTCCGCACCATCAGGAGGTCACCCCGGCCAAGCTGCAGCAGGTGGAACAGGTCGAGGCGGGTCTGCGCCGGCTCGGCTTCAGCGACTCCCGGGTACGCCACCACGGCGAGATCGCCCGGATCGAGCTGCCCCCCGGCGAGATCGAACGGGCAGCGGGTCCGCAGCTGCGCACCGCGATCCATCGGCTCGCCACCGACGCCGGGTTCGGCTTCGCCACCGTGGACCTGCGCGGGATCCAGTCCGGGGCGTTCACCCTGTCCATCCTGAACGCCGGACGGACCGGCCCACCGGGCACCGCCGTGCCCCGACCGGTCCCGTGA
- the uxaC gene encoding glucuronate isomerase, with amino-acid sequence MSKPTPPLELHPDRLLPADPARRGVARALYESVKDLPIISPHGHVPPAWIADDTPFRDPTSLLITPDHYITRMLHAHGISLSDLGVGRGPLDEADARAAFRALCSHWSAYRGTPVRYWLEEELGGIFGVDVRPSADTADQIYDTIAARIAQPDFTARALMKSFNIDVLATTDDPCADLSEHARLAGDATFGHRVVPTFRPDKYLDPGLPDWNADADRLGQVSGEDTSTYAGFIAALESRRRYFVQHGAVSADHGVIDAVTVILDEGEASRIYAAARAGRVTEEESTALRRHLLTEMARMSCEDGLVMTIHPGVRRNHHTATFESYGPDVGCDIPIAVEYTDSLRPLLDAYGTHPNLHLVLFTIDETVYSRELAPLAGFYPSVYVGVPWWFIDAPEAIRRFRSAVTETAGFSRTSGFIDDTRAFCSIPARHDMSRRLDAGYLADLVLEHRLPEDEAHEAIHDLVVTNPTNVFKL; translated from the coding sequence GTGTCGAAGCCAACTCCGCCCTTGGAACTGCATCCTGACCGGCTCCTGCCGGCCGACCCTGCCCGCCGCGGTGTGGCGCGCGCGCTGTACGAGTCGGTCAAGGACCTGCCGATCATCTCCCCGCACGGGCACGTGCCGCCGGCCTGGATCGCTGACGACACCCCGTTCCGGGACCCCACCTCGCTGCTGATCACCCCGGATCACTACATCACCCGGATGCTGCACGCCCACGGGATCTCGCTCAGTGACCTCGGCGTGGGCCGTGGCCCGCTGGACGAGGCGGATGCGCGGGCCGCGTTCAGGGCCCTGTGCAGTCACTGGTCCGCCTACCGCGGCACGCCGGTGCGCTACTGGCTGGAGGAGGAGCTCGGCGGCATCTTCGGTGTGGACGTGCGCCCGAGTGCGGACACGGCGGATCAGATCTACGACACCATCGCGGCCCGCATCGCCCAGCCGGACTTCACGGCGCGGGCACTGATGAAGAGCTTCAACATCGACGTGCTGGCCACGACCGATGACCCGTGCGCCGATCTGTCCGAGCATGCGCGGCTCGCTGGTGATGCGACCTTCGGTCACCGGGTGGTGCCGACCTTCCGCCCGGACAAGTACCTGGACCCCGGCCTGCCGGACTGGAACGCGGACGCCGACCGGCTCGGCCAGGTCTCCGGCGAGGACACCTCCACCTACGCGGGGTTCATCGCCGCACTGGAGAGCCGCCGCCGGTACTTCGTGCAGCACGGAGCGGTCTCCGCCGACCATGGCGTGATCGACGCCGTCACGGTGATCCTGGACGAGGGCGAGGCGAGCCGGATCTATGCGGCCGCCCGCGCCGGCAGGGTGACTGAGGAGGAGAGCACCGCGCTGCGCCGGCACCTGCTCACCGAGATGGCCCGGATGTCCTGCGAGGACGGGCTGGTGATGACCATCCACCCGGGGGTGCGGCGCAACCACCACACGGCCACGTTTGAGTCCTACGGCCCGGACGTCGGCTGCGATATCCCGATCGCGGTGGAGTACACCGACTCGCTGCGCCCGCTGCTGGACGCCTACGGCACCCACCCGAACCTGCACCTGGTGCTGTTCACCATCGACGAGACCGTCTACTCCCGGGAGCTGGCGCCGCTGGCCGGGTTCTACCCGTCGGTGTACGTCGGTGTGCCGTGGTGGTTCATCGATGCCCCGGAGGCGATCCGCCGGTTCCGTTCCGCGGTCACCGAGACTGCCGGCTTCTCCCGTACCTCGGGGTTCATCGACGACACCCGCGCCTTCTGCTCGATCCCCGCACGCCACGACATGAGCCGACGCCTGGACGCCGGCTACCTGGCCGACCTGGTCCTCGAGCACCGGCTGCCCGAGGATGAAGCCCACGAGGCGATCCACGATCTGGTGGTCACCAACCCGACGAACGTCTTCAAGCTCTGA
- a CDS encoding Gfo/Idh/MocA family protein produces MSGSHHQSAAIVGCGDISTIHIDALTRLDIPIVGVCDTVAERAEQVGTALGVPAFTDHTELLRRTSPEVVHVCTPHAEHLPVALDVLDGGHHLLVEKPLAATVAQGEQLVAAAEAAAARGVRTGVVLQNRYNPPNRRLHELISTGALGQVQGAKADVNWHRTADYYRARPWRGTWAGAGGGVMMNQAIHTLDLLLWLLGPAVEVRGHAATYALAEAIEVEDTAEFVIRHSGGARSTLFATNTYPLNSPVTVTVHAEHATAVVSGDLTVTWHDGRTETVEAAVPGSVGRSYWGDSHRLLIDDFYSRTGDSEPFWIGAAAGLAPVSTIAAVYDASPNLAGRPVPATTG; encoded by the coding sequence ATGAGCGGTTCGCACCACCAGTCCGCGGCCATCGTCGGCTGCGGGGACATCTCCACGATTCATATCGACGCCCTCACCCGGTTGGACATCCCGATCGTCGGCGTGTGCGACACCGTGGCCGAACGCGCCGAGCAGGTCGGGACCGCTCTGGGAGTGCCGGCGTTCACCGATCACACCGAGCTGCTCCGCCGCACCTCACCTGAGGTGGTGCACGTGTGCACACCGCATGCCGAGCACCTGCCGGTGGCTCTCGATGTGCTCGACGGCGGACATCACCTGCTCGTGGAGAAGCCGCTGGCCGCTACGGTCGCCCAGGGCGAACAGCTGGTGGCGGCCGCCGAGGCTGCCGCGGCCCGCGGCGTGCGCACCGGGGTGGTGCTGCAGAACCGGTACAACCCGCCGAACCGCCGGCTGCACGAGCTGATCTCCACCGGCGCCCTGGGCCAGGTGCAGGGGGCCAAGGCGGACGTGAACTGGCACCGCACCGCCGACTACTACCGGGCCCGCCCGTGGCGGGGCACCTGGGCCGGTGCCGGTGGCGGCGTGATGATGAACCAGGCGATCCACACCCTGGACCTGTTGCTCTGGCTGCTCGGTCCGGCTGTGGAGGTTCGCGGGCACGCCGCCACCTACGCGCTGGCCGAGGCGATCGAGGTCGAGGACACCGCCGAGTTCGTGATCAGGCACTCCGGCGGTGCGCGCTCCACGCTGTTCGCCACCAACACCTACCCGCTGAACTCCCCGGTCACGGTGACCGTGCATGCGGAGCACGCGACCGCCGTCGTCTCCGGGGACCTCACCGTGACCTGGCACGACGGCCGTACCGAGACGGTCGAGGCCGCCGTACCGGGCAGCGTGGGCCGCTCGTACTGGGGCGACTCGCACCGCCTGCTGATCGATGACTTCTACTCCCGGACCGGCGACAGCGAACCGTTCTGGATCGGTGCGGCCGCTGGGCTGGCGCCGGTCAGCACGATCGCCGCGGTCTACGATGCGTCCCCGAACCTTGCCGGGCGCCCTGTCCCGGCCACCACGGGCTAG
- a CDS encoding sugar phosphate isomerase/epimerase family protein, whose translation MWTLSGFADEIDPDLDLQVATMTQLGLNYLEFRSAWDTNVLDLTDAQVAEVSSTLAAAGLQVSAVGSPIGKIGIDEDFAPHTDRMRRAVDVAQALDTRYLRIFSFFTGANDPARVRDEVLRRMDALAAIAAEADLVLLHENEKAIYGDVPARCADLVTSVDTPHLRLAWDAANFVQVGVRPFTEGYQLLRPHLEYIQIKDALLRDGTVVPAGAGDGEVAETMRALASDGFDGFFSLEPHLSAVGTFGGFSGPNLFGEAHRAFTTILDEEKIAYS comes from the coding sequence ATGTGGACACTGTCCGGATTCGCCGACGAAATCGACCCTGACCTCGACCTCCAGGTCGCCACCATGACCCAGCTGGGGCTGAACTACCTGGAGTTCCGCAGCGCCTGGGACACCAATGTGCTGGACCTGACCGATGCCCAGGTGGCCGAGGTCAGCAGCACGCTGGCCGCCGCCGGGCTGCAGGTCTCCGCGGTCGGTTCGCCGATCGGCAAGATCGGTATCGATGAGGACTTCGCCCCGCACACCGACCGGATGCGCCGGGCGGTGGACGTGGCCCAGGCCTTGGACACCCGCTATCTCCGGATCTTCTCCTTCTTCACCGGCGCGAACGACCCGGCGCGCGTGCGGGACGAGGTGCTCCGCCGGATGGATGCCCTCGCCGCCATCGCCGCGGAGGCGGACCTGGTGCTGTTGCACGAGAACGAGAAGGCGATCTACGGCGACGTGCCCGCGCGCTGCGCCGATCTGGTCACCAGTGTGGACACCCCGCATCTGCGCCTGGCCTGGGATGCCGCGAACTTCGTCCAGGTGGGGGTGCGGCCATTCACCGAGGGCTACCAGCTGCTCCGCCCGCACCTGGAGTACATCCAGATCAAGGACGCCCTGCTGCGCGATGGCACAGTGGTACCGGCCGGCGCCGGTGACGGCGAGGTCGCCGAGACGATGCGCGCGCTAGCCTCGGATGGCTTCGACGGCTTCTTCTCCCTGGAGCCGCACCTGAGCGCCGTCGGCACGTTCGGCGGCTTCTCCGGGCCGAACCTGTTCGGTGAGGCGCACCGAGCATTCACCACCATCCTGGACGAGGAGAAGATCGCCTACTCATGA
- a CDS encoding hemolysin family protein yields the protein MSTAWTLALTAALLALNAFFVGAEFALIAARRTTIEPRAKAGHRMAKITLYAMEHVSLMMAGAQLGITICSLLLLSVSEPVIAHALESPLAALGVSASLVHPIAFVIAFALITTLHVVLGEMVPKNIALAGPDRSALALGPPLVLLVRIGHPVLWLLNQIANLGLRLMRVQPRNEVASTFTRDEVAGLVAESRTGGLLELNDERLLMGALQFADRGVEKVLLTLPTVRTLPEHVTPAGAEAVAAEGFSRFPVQREDGSLAGYVHIKDLLSTDAQLRQRPITDDAVRPLPVIDAADTLRTALVTMQSAGAHLAEVRAEGQAVGVVTLEDVLEELVGVIRDDSRRLPRHQHSPRAAGSH from the coding sequence GTGAGCACCGCCTGGACCCTCGCCCTGACTGCGGCGTTGCTGGCCTTGAACGCGTTCTTCGTGGGCGCGGAGTTCGCCCTGATCGCGGCCCGGCGCACCACGATCGAGCCCCGGGCCAAAGCCGGGCACCGGATGGCGAAGATCACCCTGTACGCGATGGAGCACGTCTCCCTGATGATGGCCGGCGCGCAGCTGGGCATCACCATCTGCTCGCTGCTGCTGCTCTCGGTCAGCGAACCGGTGATCGCACACGCCCTGGAGAGTCCGCTCGCAGCGCTCGGGGTGAGCGCCTCGCTGGTGCATCCGATCGCGTTCGTGATCGCGTTCGCACTGATCACCACCCTGCACGTGGTGCTCGGTGAGATGGTGCCGAAGAACATCGCACTGGCCGGGCCGGACCGTTCGGCGCTGGCCCTCGGCCCGCCGCTGGTCCTGCTGGTGCGGATCGGGCACCCGGTGCTGTGGTTGCTGAACCAGATCGCGAACCTCGGGCTGCGGCTGATGCGGGTGCAGCCCCGCAACGAGGTGGCCTCGACCTTCACCCGGGACGAGGTGGCCGGTCTGGTTGCCGAGTCTCGTACTGGCGGGCTGCTGGAGCTGAACGACGAACGGCTGCTGATGGGCGCCCTGCAGTTCGCCGATCGTGGGGTGGAGAAGGTGCTGCTCACCCTGCCCACGGTGCGGACGTTGCCCGAGCATGTCACCCCGGCGGGGGCGGAGGCGGTCGCGGCCGAAGGCTTCTCCCGCTTCCCGGTGCAGCGCGAGGACGGCTCGCTCGCCGGGTACGTGCACATCAAGGACCTGCTCTCCACCGATGCCCAGCTGCGCCAGCGCCCGATCACCGACGATGCGGTCCGACCGCTGCCGGTGATCGACGCCGCGGACACGCTGCGCACCGCGCTGGTGACCATGCAGTCCGCCGGTGCCCATCTGGCCGAGGTCCGCGCCGAGGGCCAGGCAGTGGGTGTGGTCACCCTCGAGGACGTGCTGGAGGAGCTGGTCGGCGTGATCCGGGACGATTCCCGGCGTCTGCCCCGGCACCAGCACTCACCGCGGGCAGCGGGCAGCCACTAG
- a CDS encoding metal-dependent transcriptional regulator encodes MPAAPPRSCHGLALTAGARCSHREVGAAEAVSLEQVQLPESTVTQDYLKAIYTLGEWGEPGASASELAARLEVGASTVTENVQRLAAASLVHYQPYRRITLTDAGQLAALAMVRRHRLVETYLALALDYRWDEVHEDAERLEHSVSALLMRRMDAHLDTPLRDPHGDPIPQLDGRVVTPPAHRLDEVYPGTRARIARISDAEPELLREITEAGLGLDDELVSDASGLSPAATAAIWVIAA; translated from the coding sequence ATGCCCGCTGCGCCCCCGCGCTCCTGCCACGGGCTGGCGCTGACAGCTGGCGCGCGGTGCAGCCACCGGGAGGTGGGGGCCGCTGAAGCGGTCTCCCTGGAGCAAGTGCAGCTCCCGGAGTCGACGGTGACTCAGGACTATCTGAAAGCGATCTACACGCTGGGGGAGTGGGGCGAGCCCGGGGCCAGCGCTTCGGAGCTGGCGGCCCGCCTCGAGGTCGGCGCCTCGACCGTCACCGAGAACGTGCAGCGGCTGGCGGCTGCCTCTCTGGTGCACTACCAGCCGTACCGGCGGATCACCCTCACCGACGCCGGGCAGCTGGCCGCGTTGGCGATGGTGCGCCGGCACCGGCTGGTCGAGACCTATCTCGCCCTGGCCCTGGACTACCGGTGGGACGAGGTGCACGAGGATGCGGAACGGCTCGAGCACTCCGTCTCCGCACTGCTGATGCGGCGCATGGACGCCCACCTCGACACGCCACTGCGGGATCCGCACGGGGACCCGATCCCGCAGCTGGACGGCCGGGTGGTCACCCCACCGGCGCACCGGTTGGACGAGGTGTATCCAGGCACCCGGGCACGGATCGCCCGGATCAGCGATGCGGAGCCGGAGCTGCTCCGGGAGATCACCGAGGCGGGCCTGGGCCTGGACGACGAGCTGGTCTCCGATGCCAGCGGGCTCAGCCCAGCGGCCACGGCGGCGATCTGGGTGATCGCCGCCTGA
- the larB gene encoding nickel pincer cofactor biosynthesis protein LarB, translated as MTEHCADHPGGLDPELIANLDTDRFRRRGYPEAVYCAGKTSAQLRVIASRLREHNGGGSALFTRADAEQAAAVLAVLPEAAHHPEAHLLAWPPAPPPPTGGLVLTLTAGTSDLPVALEAQLTARYLGRRSELIADVGVAGLHRLLARVPDLRRADAIVVAAGMDGALPSVVAGLVEVPVVALPTSIGYGAAFGGIAPLLTMLNACAPGVAVVNIDNGYGAGHLAAQIARAPHAG; from the coding sequence GTGACCGAGCACTGCGCCGATCACCCGGGCGGGTTGGACCCGGAGCTGATCGCCAACCTCGATACCGACCGGTTCCGCCGCCGCGGCTACCCGGAAGCGGTGTACTGCGCGGGCAAGACTTCCGCGCAGCTGAGAGTCATCGCCAGCCGGTTACGCGAGCACAACGGCGGTGGGAGCGCGCTGTTCACCCGCGCCGACGCCGAGCAGGCCGCGGCCGTGCTCGCGGTGCTGCCGGAGGCGGCGCACCACCCGGAAGCACACCTGCTGGCCTGGCCACCCGCTCCCCCGCCGCCGACCGGTGGCCTGGTGCTCACCCTCACCGCCGGCACCTCCGATCTCCCGGTCGCCCTGGAGGCCCAGCTGACCGCCCGCTACCTGGGCCGGCGCAGCGAGCTGATCGCCGACGTCGGCGTGGCCGGGCTGCACCGGCTGCTCGCCCGGGTGCCAGACCTGCGCCGTGCGGACGCGATCGTGGTCGCCGCCGGGATGGACGGGGCACTGCCCTCCGTCGTGGCAGGACTGGTCGAGGTACCGGTGGTCGCCCTGCCCACGTCGATCGGCTACGGCGCCGCGTTCGGCGGAATCGCCCCGCTGCTGACCATGCTGAACGCCTGTGCCCCCGGGGTCGCGGTGGTGAACATCGACAACGGCTACGGCGCCGGACACCTGGCCGCGCAGATCGCCCGTGCCCCGCACGCCGGATAG
- the gndA gene encoding NADP-dependent phosphogluconate dehydrogenase codes for MTSTAEATAQVGVVGLAVMGRNLARNFANHGYTVAVYNRTTARTDEMMAAHGEEGSFVPSAELADFVASLERPRRIIIMVQAGKGTDATIDSLVELLEEGDIVVDGGNAHYEDTQRREAALRAKGLHFFGVGVSGGEEGALNGPSIMPGGPAEGYKAIGPLLEDISAKYDGTPCCAHIGPDGAGHFVKMVHNGIEYADMEFIAEAYDVLRAAGLSVPEISETFREWNTGDLDSYLIEITSEVLDQTDATTGKALVDVISDAAGQKGTGRWTVQIALELGVPVNTIAESVFARGISGHADLRAAGREHVPGPARSLAGGDRAQLIEGVRQALWTAKVVAYAQGLDLIRTASLQNDWNVDVASVATIWRAGCIIRARLLERIRAEYAADNLPTLLAAPSIVAGIEETNEGARRLIGAAQQAGVPVPGFAAALAYLDQVRADRLPAALIQGQRDFFGAHTYQRVDTEGTFHTEWSGDRSETRLD; via the coding sequence ATGACCTCCACTGCTGAAGCCACCGCCCAGGTCGGCGTCGTCGGACTTGCGGTGATGGGCCGCAACCTGGCCCGCAACTTCGCCAACCACGGCTACACGGTGGCGGTGTACAACCGCACCACCGCCCGCACGGACGAGATGATGGCCGCGCACGGCGAGGAGGGCAGTTTCGTGCCGTCTGCCGAGCTCGCGGACTTCGTGGCCAGCCTGGAGCGGCCGCGCCGGATCATCATCATGGTGCAGGCCGGCAAGGGCACCGACGCGACCATCGACTCCCTGGTCGAGCTGCTCGAGGAGGGCGACATCGTGGTGGACGGCGGTAACGCCCACTACGAGGACACCCAGCGCCGGGAGGCCGCCCTGCGGGCGAAGGGGCTGCACTTCTTCGGCGTGGGCGTCTCCGGTGGTGAAGAAGGCGCGCTGAACGGGCCGTCGATCATGCCGGGTGGGCCGGCCGAGGGGTACAAGGCGATCGGCCCGCTGCTCGAGGACATCTCCGCCAAGTACGACGGCACTCCTTGCTGCGCACACATCGGCCCGGACGGTGCGGGGCACTTCGTGAAGATGGTGCACAACGGCATCGAGTACGCCGACATGGAGTTCATCGCGGAGGCCTACGACGTGCTGCGCGCGGCCGGGCTGAGCGTGCCGGAGATCTCCGAGACGTTCCGGGAGTGGAATACCGGTGACCTGGACTCCTACCTGATCGAGATCACCTCCGAGGTGCTCGACCAGACCGATGCGACGACCGGCAAGGCGCTGGTGGACGTGATCTCCGACGCCGCGGGGCAGAAAGGCACCGGCCGGTGGACCGTGCAGATCGCCCTGGAGCTCGGCGTACCGGTGAACACCATCGCCGAGTCCGTCTTCGCTCGCGGAATCTCCGGGCACGCCGACCTGCGCGCCGCCGGCCGGGAGCACGTGCCCGGTCCGGCTCGGAGCCTGGCGGGCGGGGACCGCGCCCAGCTGATCGAGGGCGTCCGGCAGGCGCTGTGGACCGCCAAGGTGGTGGCCTACGCCCAGGGCCTGGATCTGATCCGCACCGCCAGCCTGCAGAACGACTGGAACGTCGATGTGGCCTCCGTGGCCACGATCTGGCGGGCCGGCTGCATCATCCGTGCCCGGCTGCTGGAGCGCATCCGCGCCGAGTACGCCGCGGACAACCTGCCCACGCTGCTCGCCGCACCAAGCATCGTCGCCGGGATCGAGGAGACGAACGAGGGCGCCCGCCGGCTGATCGGCGCCGCCCAGCAGGCCGGTGTGCCCGTCCCCGGTTTCGCGGCCGCCCTGGCCTACCTGGACCAGGTCCGGGCCGACCGACTGCCGGCCGCGCTGATCCAGGGTCAGCGGGACTTCTTCGGCGCGCACACCTACCAGCGGGTGGACACCGAGGGAACCTTCCACACCGAGTGGTCGGGCGACCGCAGCGAGACCCGGCTGGACTGA
- a CDS encoding hemolysin family protein, whose translation MIEIVLLAIALLLVLACGGFVAAEFAFVTINRSAVEAAAAGGDRKAQRVLAALRTLSTQLSGAQLGITVTNLTIGYLAEPSLSRLIQPTLLGMGLSETAARSLSLTLAMVIATAVTMILGELIPKNLAIADPMRVARAVVNFQRAFTWINTWPIRLFNGAANAILRMFGIQPQEELASARSAEELAALVRHSANEGTLASDTAELVERSLVFSDRRARDAMTPRSQLDSLRPEDSLSTLVSTAKATGHSRFPVIELIQADGHTSTEVRGLVHIRAALAVPFEERDERTVAEALTPATMVPDSLELDTLLDDLRAGGLQMALVIDEFGSLAGLITLEDLVEEIVGEVRDEHDEDELEARVEPDGDWTLPGLLRIDEVADLTEIDLPVGEAYDTVAGLLADQLDRLPEVGDVITVRAAVADSDDSADELDVTVQVTAMDRHRVDEVRLHAEPAAAKEVAE comes from the coding sequence ATGATCGAGATCGTGCTGCTGGCCATCGCCCTGCTGCTGGTCCTCGCCTGCGGCGGCTTCGTGGCCGCCGAGTTCGCCTTTGTCACCATCAACCGGTCCGCGGTGGAGGCGGCTGCGGCCGGCGGTGACCGCAAGGCACAGCGGGTGCTCGCCGCCCTGCGGACGCTGTCCACCCAGCTCTCCGGTGCTCAGCTGGGCATCACCGTGACCAACCTGACCATCGGGTATCTGGCCGAGCCGTCACTGTCCCGCCTGATCCAGCCCACCCTGCTGGGGATGGGACTGAGCGAGACCGCGGCCCGCTCCCTCTCCCTCACCCTGGCGATGGTGATCGCCACGGCGGTCACGATGATCCTCGGCGAGCTGATTCCGAAGAACCTCGCCATCGCCGATCCGATGCGGGTAGCCCGGGCGGTGGTGAACTTCCAGCGCGCCTTCACCTGGATCAACACCTGGCCGATCCGGCTGTTCAACGGCGCGGCGAACGCGATCCTGCGGATGTTCGGCATCCAGCCGCAGGAGGAGCTCGCCTCGGCACGCTCTGCCGAAGAGCTCGCCGCTCTGGTGCGGCACTCGGCGAACGAGGGCACGCTGGCCTCGGACACCGCGGAGCTGGTGGAACGCTCACTCGTCTTCTCCGACCGGCGCGCCCGGGACGCGATGACCCCGCGGTCCCAGCTGGACAGCCTGCGCCCCGAGGACTCGCTGAGCACGCTGGTCAGCACCGCGAAGGCGACCGGGCACTCCCGGTTCCCGGTGATCGAGCTGATCCAGGCCGACGGGCACACCAGCACCGAGGTCCGCGGTCTGGTGCACATCCGGGCTGCGCTGGCGGTGCCGTTCGAGGAGCGCGACGAACGCACAGTGGCCGAGGCCCTCACCCCGGCCACGATGGTGCCGGACTCGCTGGAGCTGGACACACTGCTCGACGATCTGCGCGCCGGCGGCCTGCAGATGGCGCTGGTGATCGACGAGTTCGGCTCACTGGCCGGCCTGATCACTCTGGAGGACCTGGTCGAGGAGATCGTCGGCGAGGTCCGGGACGAACACGACGAGGACGAGCTGGAGGCTCGGGTCGAGCCGGACGGTGACTGGACGTTGCCCGGTCTGCTCCGCATCGATGAGGTCGCCGATCTCACCGAGATCGACCTCCCCGTGGGCGAGGCCTACGACACAGTGGCCGGTCTGCTCGCCGATCAGCTCGACCGGCTGCCCGAGGTGGGCGATGTGATCACCGTGCGCGCCGCCGTCGCCGACAGCGACGACAGCGCCGACGAGCTGGATGTGACCGTGCAGGTGACCGCGATGGACCGGCACCGGGTGGATGAGGTGCGGCTGCACGCCGAACCAGCCGCGGCCAAGGAGGTGGCGGAGTGA